The DNA sequence AGACTCCCCAAGGCACCCACGATCGTGATCGGCATCGCTGACATCAGACCATTCGTGATGGCACTGATATATTTGTTATTTTGGATCGCACCCGCACCACGTTGTAAACTCATTTGCACATTCGAAAAATCAGCCATTCTTTTCAGCCCCCTATTTGTTTAATAAATTTAAAGCCTCCGCCAATACTTTTTTGCCGTTCATCATGCCGTAATCCATCGAAGGAATCGTTGCGATCGCGACCGGATGGCCACTGTACTTCTTTTTAAAGCTCTCCTCCATGTAACCGACTTGCGGACCCAGCAGGAGGATGTCGATATTCTGGATCAGCTTATCCACTTTCCCTTCCGCCGTGGCATCGATATTGACCTCCATCCCTCTCTCTTTTGCTGCGTCCTTCATCCGTTCGACCAGCATACTGGTCGAGAAACCTCCCGCACAGGCCAACATAATCGATAGTGTCATGCAATCCCCTCCTGATTCACTTTTTGTGTATGGAACAAATGGACTTCTTCCCTCAGTTGGATCAGGTGCTGCGCCAGATCCCTCACGGTCATGGCATTCATCACATGATCCTGTGCATGGACCATCAGCAGCGTAGTGTTGGTCGGTTTTCCTCTGATTTCTTCTTGGATGATCGTAGTTTGCAGATCATGCGCCTTGTTCAAGGAAGTCCTTGCCTCCCCCATCAGTTTGTCGGCTTCCATAAACTCGCCCTTTTCGGCAGCTTGGATGGCTTTCATGCTGTACGCGCGGGCATCTCCCCCATGGATGATCAGTTGCATGATGATGTTCTCCTCGTCTTCCAAATGAATCCCTCCTGTCCTTTATCCTTTCATTTATCTATATGCAAATAGCGTGCCAACACACATGAACCGCACCGTATCGCGCAACAAAAAAATCTGTGTCGCCAAAACGACACAGATTTTTTAAAATTATGCAATTGTGTGTCAGCCGTTCGCCGTGTAGGACACACTTCGGGCCAAGTAAGCATAGGCGACATGGTTCAGCATGTCCTCGTTGATCATCTCCAGATGCTCCCGGAAATAATCCAGGAAAAGATTCTTGATTTTCGGAACGATATATTTGTCCTGCGGAAAGGAAACCATGCCTTTTTCAAAATGCGGAATCTGTTCCTTGCGCTTGATTTTGCGCAGCATACCGATGATATGGAAGGAAAGGCCGATCTTATCGCTCACAAACAGGGAAGGGCTCATCATTTCGTTCACTTCATCGTTGAAGCGATAAATGCTGGACAGCAGCTCCTCTATTTCGGGCATGTCGTAATACTTCAGGATCGTTTCCTTAATCGAACGATACGTATAGATTTCATCGATGCAGTCCTGAATCCTTTGCAGTCCCGCCCGGTTCATGACCGTATACAGCTCAAAGGTCGGATACTCCGTTTTGATCGCAAAGGTGCTGATGACACAGATGATCTCGTATTCCTTCGTCAATTCCTGAAGGCGCACATAAATGCTCTCCTTGCCGACCAGGTTGATCGGTACGATCGTGATTTCCTTCTCGTCGAAGGAAATCTCCTTGCGGATGATGTCACGGATCGTTACGGCGGTTCCCTCGCCGGTCAGGCAGATCGAAATGATCGCCAACGGTCTGAAATGGAACGAATCCGTGGCTTGCGGCCGCACTTTGGGCTTCTGCACCTGTTCCAATGCCTTCCTGTCCTGATAGATGGCCATATAGTCGTTCACCTTCAGGGTCTCGACGTAGACTTCACGCAGACTGCAACCGATCATCGCTTTTCTGCTGGCCTCGAGGACATGCATGGTGCTCACCAATGGGATGGACTCGGCCTTCAAGGGGAACAGCTTTTCCAGTTCCCCCGCAAAAGTCGTCAGGCTGCCCATATCCACCAGCAGCAGGATATCGTCCATAATCTGATGGTTTTTGATGTAGCGGACCAGCCTTTCGAATACCTGTCGGGGCTCCTCATCCAAGCGCGCATTGATCCCGATGGCACCCTCATGGTTCAGCAGTTGGTTCGCCGTGTCGCAAAGTGCCGACGCAATCCCTGATCCGTGCGCAATCACGATTACCTGCACTTTCGCCAATCTTTCGATCGCATCCATCTCATCGTGCGTCAGGAACATGATGAAGTAACTCGCTTCCTCTTCCGGAATGCGCACACCCAGGTCCGCTTCCAAAATGGCCATACATTCTTTCGCGACACCATACATCTCCGGATATTTGTCGATGATCGCTTCATGCATATCGTTTTTCAGCACATGATCCTGTTGGCTTCGCTTCACAAGGTTGTAGATATGGATCGCCATCATCTGGAACACCTTATCGCTCATCACTTTGCCTGTCTTGATCGTGACATGGCGGAGGATTTTTTCCAGTTCCTTGATGATGTTGTCAGGCACAAGCGCAATCAAATTTTCCTTGTTGCAGAAGCGTTGTTCCTTTTCTCCAGTCAACTTGAAATACGTCTTCAGATCGTGCTCCATCGCTTTTTGGATCTCATCCGCACTGATTTTTTTCTGCTCCAATTCCCTGTAGCGTGTATTCATTTCCCGATAAATGGTGCTTTCGCTCGGCGCGCTGCTGACTTCCGGAACGGTATTGTCGGAAGGAAGATATTGGATCGCCTGTCGGTTCGTCCCTTCGTATTTCGACCACATCTGACGGTGGTCCGCATTGCTGAGCAGACCCGCCCGGATGTAATCCGGCAGATCATTGCTGCTGACTTTCAGATAATTTTCTTTGACTGCCAAGAAACGGGCATAGCTTTTCGCGAAAGCGATCCGGATATCCGCTTTGAATTGCCCGATGTTCAATTCGCATTTGTAATGCAGAAAAGCTTTCAGCGCATTCTTGCTGAAATACATCGGCACTCCCAACTGGTCGACTTCCTGCTGGACGAAGGCATCGAACAGCTGATGGCGTTCCTCGATCGACCTTTCCCTCAAACTCGGCAGATCGATGATGATCGGCAGTCTGCGGATGAATGTTTTCAGAAGTGTGTCCTTCTTCTCCGTCGTAGCGCCGATGATCAGGACATTGGCATGGTGATCCTTTTCGGATTCGCCGAGCGGCCGGAAAACACCGCGGTCGATGTAGGTGAACAGCATCTCCTGCCCTTCGATCGGCAACCGGTGGATTTCATCCAAAAATAGGATGCCACCGTTCGCCTTCTCGAGCAGCCCTGTCTTATTTGTCTCCGCACCCGTATAAGCCCCTTTTGTATGGCCAAACAACTGGCTCATCAATAGTTGCGGATTATGGGCATAATCGGCGCAATTGAACTGGATGAAGGGGGAAGATTCGGCCAGTTTCCCCGATTGGATACCGTATTTGTGCAGCAAATCGGCAAACAACGACTTGCCCACCCCAGTTTCGCCCAGCAACAGCATATGCATGCCGTCCCCTGGATACAGGATGGCAGCCTTCCCTTGCTCGATCTGATGGAAAAGGCTGGGATTCTTCTTCAGGAATTTATCCATGTCCACGATTTTAGGCGTTTCCTTTGGTGCCGCAGCCTGTTGGGGCACCTTGCGTGCGCACGGGAAAAAACGTACCGGTCTGGTTTTTTCTTTGTAGCAGCGTTTTTCCTTATACAGCTGATTCAGATCACGCGAAATATTGCTTCTGTCGCTTTTCAATCTATAGGCGATTTCCTCGGCCGTTATGCCATGCTTCTTTTCCTCGTAAAGCATGCCCAATGCCTCTAGCACTTTTTCAATCCTCTGCAAAAATCATCACCCCTTGGTAAGCGTTTACATTCCAATAACAATCGTACCATATACTTTAATCATGTAAGAATATAAAAATATTAGATTGTAGTTATTATTTGCAGTGCCTGCTAAAAAATTTAAAAACAAAGAATACGGTTATTGCTTTGCATGAATTCCAAGTAAACTAGTAGGCAGCGAGAAGATGATATATAATAGGCTTTATGCTGAGTATGCTGGCGCGATCAATATCATGACCACGCTGGTATGTATTGTAACCATGCCCATCTTTGTCATCCTGTATTATTTATAAAACAAAAAAATCCTGGGAAACAGTGAAGAAAATTACTTCACTGTTCCCAGAATTTCTGCTTAAAGAATTATGGGTAATGAGGGGTTTGAACCCCCGACCCGCTGATTAAGAGTCAGCTGCTCTACCAACTGAGCTAATTACCCCTATCACGTGCTGATCACGTAACAAATGTTATTTTACTCTCTTTTCCAATAAAATGCAATAACTTCACGAAAAAAAGAGTCCACATCCGGATAGTATCTCCGGATGCGGACTCTTTTTTGTATTCATTACTGCCTTAGATGCTTGCCCAAACATTTTCCAAAACGTTCGTTTGGTTGCGGTCAGGTCCCACTGAGAAAGTGGAGATGCGAACGCCAACCGTTTCTTGAACGCGACGGACATAGTTGCGTGCATTTTCAGGAAGTTCTTCCAATGTGCGGCAGCCAGTGATGTCTTCGCTCCAGCCTGGCAACTCTTCATAGACAGGCGTACATTGAGCCAATTCCTTCAAGCTTGCTGGATAATGGTAGATCAATTCACCTTCACCATTTTTATAAGCTGTACAGATTTTGACTGTTTCCAAACCACTCAAAACATCGATGGAGTTCAAGCATAGGTTAGTGATGCCTGAAACGCGTTTTGAATGACGCATAACAACTGCATCAAACCAGCCGATACGGCGCGGTCTGCCTGTCGTTGTTCCGTATTCACGGCCGACTTCGCGGATTTGGCTTCCTACTTCATCGAATAACTCAGTAGGGAACGGGCCATCGCCGACACGGGAAGTGTAAGCCTTGCAGACACCGACAACTTTATCGATCTTGGTAGGGCCCACACCGCTACCGATGGTTACCCCACCAGCAACCGGGTTGGAAGAAGTAACGAATGGATAAGTACCTTGGTCGATATCCAACATAACCCCTTGAGCGCCTTCGAATAGGACGCGTTTACCTGCATCCAATACATCGTTCAAGATAACGGATGTGTCGGTTACATATTTTTTGAGTTCTTGACCATATTGGTAATACTCTTCAAAAATATCTTCGAATTTGATTTCTACAGAATCGAACATTTTTGTGAACTGACGATTCTTTTCTTCCAAGTTGATTTTCAGGCGCTCTTCAAAGATCTCTTTGTCCAACAAATCAGCTACACGGATACCGACACGCGCTGCTTTATCCATGTAAGCTGGCCCGATACCTTTGATCGTCGTACCGATTTTGTTTTCGCCTTTTGAATCTTCCTGAAGCTGATCCAATTGAATATGATAAGGCAAAATGACATGGGCACGGTCGGAAATACGCAGGTTATCCGTGTTGATGCCGTGATCTTTCAAATATGCCAATTCTTTGATCAATGATTTCGGATTCACTACTACGCCGTTTCCGATCACACTGATTTTTTCTGGATAAAAAATGCCGGATGGAATTAAGTGCAATTTGTATGTAACGCCATCAAACTGGATTGTGTGGCCAGCATTGTCTCCGCCTTGATATCTAGCGATTACTTCTGCATTCTCACTAAGGAAATCTGTAATCTTCCCTTTACCTTCGTCTCCCCATTGAGTCCCAACAACTACTACTGAAGTCATTATTTACTCCACCTCATCTTATTTATTCATAACACTATGCTAGTTTACCAATATTACCTATGTCTTTCAATAAAGAATCAAATAAAAGCGCTCATTTCTGAACAATTTGTCCAATATCATTAACTAATTTCCGGCATATAGCTCATCGAAGAAAATTTATTGAATTCCTTTTTGAACAGGAGCTTTACGGTTCCCCGCGCCCCACTCCGGTTTTTTTCGATGATGACTTCTACGACATTGTTCTCCTGCTCATCCCGTTCCGATTCTTCGCCGCCTTCACGTTCGTAATAATCATCGCGGTACAGGAAAGCAACGATATCGGCATCCTGCTCGATCGATCCCGATTCACGGATATCGCTCAATACCGGACGCTTGTCTTGCCTTTGCTCCACGCCACGGGACAATTGGGAAAGGGCGATTACCGGTACTTTCAGTTCCTTCGCCAACTTTTTCAATTGACGCGAAATGTCGGAAACTTCCTGTTGGCGACTTTCGCGGTTATTCCCTTCGATCAGCTGCAGATAATCGATCACGATGAGGCCCAGTTTTCCCTGTTCCTGCAGCAAACGACGGCTTTTTGCCCTGATTTCCGCAATCCGGATCCCCGGCGTATCATCTATGAAGATTTTTGACTGGCCCAGCGTCCCCATCGCCATGATCAGGTTGGACCACTCATCCTCAGAAAGCTGTCCTGTCCTCAGGTGGCCGGCATCGATGTTCCCTTCCGCACACAGCATCCGGTTGACCAATGACTCCGCCCCCATCTCCAAGCTGAAGATAGCGACTACCTGATCCGCCTTGGTTGCGACATTCTGCGCGATGTTCAGCGCAAAAGCGGTCTTACCTACGGCCGGACGCGCCGCCAGGATGATCAGCTCTTCTTTTTGGAGGCCCGCCGTCATTTTGTCCAAAGCGATATAGCCTGTCGGCACCCCAGTGACGTCATCGCTTCGTTGAGCCAATGATTCGATATTCTGCAGCGATGCCGAAACGACATCCGATATGCGGATGAACCCGGATCGGTTTCTCCGTTCGGATACCTGAAGGATGTTCTGTTCGGCGCTGTCCAGCATGACAGCAAGCTCATCACCCTCTTCATAGCCTTTGCGGACGATTTCTGTAGCTGATCGGATCAGATTGCGCAAGATCGATTTCTCTTCCACTATCTTGGCGTAATATTCCACGTTGGCTGAAGTGGGTACCGCGACCGCCAATTCGGCTAAGTACTCCATGCCGCCAGCATTTTCAAGCTGATTCTTCGTATCCAACTCATTCGAGATAGTGACGACGTCTATCGCTTCATTCCGATTGTTCAATTGCAAAATCGCATCAAAAATAATCTGATGATTTTTTCTGTAAAAATCAGATGATTCAAGGTATTCTAAAACATTCACAACCGTTTCGGGATCCAAAAAAATGGAACCCAGAACGGATTGCTCTGCTTCTATACTATGAGGGGGTATGCGATCTTGAAGTGTATCTTCCATTTTATATTTTCACCCTTTAGGTTTTTTCATTCGGACGAGGCAATCATTCCTGGCTACCTCGTCTTTTGCTTCCTTATTGTATCCTAAATCAGCCATATTTACAATTCAGAAAAACGAACTCTTGTTCCCATTTGTAAAAAATTCTGTTGGGTCAGTCCGCCTTAAAAAGGCCGTCAGATTAATTTTCTTCTATATTATAGGAGTTGCCTCAGTGATCCTCATAAGCAAACGAAAAGACAGAGATTGGTATCCCTGTCTTTCGTTTGTGTTTGGAAAATTATTACCCTTCCGTCACTTGTACAGTCAACATCGCTGTCACTTCCGGATGAATTTTTACGGGCATTTTTGTGAAACCCAATGCGCGGATAGGATTTTCTAATTCAATTTTTCGTTTATCCAATTTAACATTATGTTGCTTTTGCAACGCTTCAGCAACCTGTTTCGTTGTTATGGAACCGAACAATCGACCATCTTCGCCAATTTTTGCGGACAATTTGATGATTGATTCATCATTCTCCAGCAGTGCTTTTAATTCTTGGGCTGCTGCTAACTCCTCTGCCTGCTTCTTCTCTTCAGCCTTCTTTTGGCCTTTCAATGCGGAAATAGTGGCGGCATTCGCTTCTTCAGCCTTGCGGTTTTTGATCAGGAAATTAGCGTAGCCATCCGCAACATCTTTGACTTCCCCTTTTTTACCTTTACCTTTAACGTCCTCTAAAAAAACAACTTTCATTTATTATTCCCCTTCCTTGATTTTTTCTGGATTTATGACTGCTTTCAGTTTCTCAACGACTTCATGGACTGTCGTATTCTCAATCTGAGTGGCTGCATTGGATAAATGTCCGCCGCCACCTAATTTTTCCATGACTGTCTGCACATTGTATTGACCCAGACTTCTGGCGCTGATTCCGACTCTGCCGTCTTGGCGTTTTGTGACGACAAATGAAGCATCTACCGCTTCCATCGACAACATCGTGTCGGCTGTTTGAGCAGCTACGACTGTGTCATAGATTTTTTCATCTTCCCCATGGACGATCGCCAGGTTACCATTCACAAATTCCATTGTCTGCAACAAATGGCTTCGCAACAGATAAGTATCCAAGTCCTCTTTCAGTGATTTCTGGATCAGTACGGTATCGGCTCCATTAGATTGCAGATAACTGGCAGCATCAAAAGTCCTTGATCCGGTTCTCAAACTGAAGTTGCGGGTATCGACGATAATCCCCGCCAACATAGCAGTTGCTTCTATCTTATTGATAGCATCCATCTCATTGGATTGATATTCGAACAATTCAGCGATCAATTCCGATGTGGAGGACGCATAAGGTTCCATATAAACCAAAACAGAATCTTTCGGAAATTCTTGTCCGCGTCTGTGATGATCCAAAACAACTATTTTTTTGGACAGATTCAACAGCCCAGGTGCCGGTGTCATGGATGGGCGATGGACATCAACCATCACGATCAGCGTCTGTGGCGTCACCAATGCCATTGCTTGTTCAGGCGAAATGATCCGCTTCGCAATCAAAGGATCTTTGTCTATCTCCTGCATGATCCGGTTCACATCATTGGAAAATTGTTGCGGATCCAATACTATCCAGGCTTCCCGATTGTTCATCTGAGAAATGCGGCGGATTCCTAAACAGGAACCGATAACGTCCATATCCGGATAACTATGACCCATGATGATAACTTTATCGGCATGGATAATAAGCTCTTCCAAAGCTTGGCTGATCATTCTCGCACGGATACGGGTCCGTTTTTCCATTGGGTTAGTTTTACCACCATAGAAACGGGCATCTTCATTTTCGGCCCGCACAACAACCTGATCGCCACCTCTTGCCAAGGCTAAATCAATATTCGACTGCGCCATTTTAGCGACTTCTTTAAAATTGGTTTGCTCAAAAGTTTTCTCATATGAGAAACCCATGCTCAATGTCAACGGAAAATTTTGCTTGTAGGTTCTTTCCCTTATTTGATTTATGATATCAAAATTGTTTTCTTCGATTTTCTTTAATGCACGCATATTGGTCAATGCTATAAAGCGGTCATCATCTACTCGTTTCAGAAAGACATTATTCATGTTTGCCCAATTTGTGAGTTGATTCGTCAGATAGTTGTTTACATTCGATCGCTTACGATCGTTCATGGATTGAACAGCCTCATCATAATTGTCGACAATGATATTCCCAAAAACAAATTTTTCGTCTTTGTACTTCTCTTCAATTTTGGCATATTCTGTTATATCCATCAAATAAATGACGCCAATATCCTCTTGAATGATCATATCAAAATAATGATCTCCCCATTTCACACGGCGTATCACATAATCCTGCGATTCTTTAAAAAGCTGATATAATTCTTCATCAACCACTTTCAGCTTTCTGCCCAGTGTATCTTTCTTGCCAAAATACTTTATTAAATATGGGTTCATCCATTGGATTTCTTCTTGCTTATTATATAGAAGTATCCCAATAGGCATTTTAATTAAAGCCTCTTGTTCACCTTTTTTGATTCGATAAGATAAGTCAGATATGTATTGATTTGTCTCATCAATCAAATACTCCGAAGAATAACTGATGAACCCAACAATTCCAACGCATAAGAGCGTAATTCCAATACCGATTTTCCAGTCTGCAATGAAAGTCAAAACAACAATCACCAGCAATAAGAACACGATAATCAGGAAAGGAACCTTAATCTTGTCAGCCTTTATGAAGTGAGGAAGATTCTTTAACTTTTCCTTTATTTTCATGATAGCTCCTTTACTGAACCTACATTTTGCACTCGTACATTTTAACATATTCAGATAATAATAGCTATAATGCCCTTTCTGACGGGATTAGTTGACATCTCAACGTCAAATTGAATGTTTCACGTGAAACATTTCCCCTGAATAAAGTTCGTATTCCGGATAGCGGACTTTCTGAGCATACCCCGGTCATCGTAATGTTTTCGGCGTTTAAACGTATAATTTCCTCAAAATAAATATGTGCTCTAGAATGGGTGGTGCAAACGTTCCCGCCTATCCAGTCTTCATACACCATCTGGCAAATTGAACTAAAGTGCTGCATTTTTTCTGGATATTTTTTCAAAGCATACCTGCATTTAGATGTGTACTTATCCGCAAACGGATTTAGGTACCGTGAAAATTAATCTCTCAAAATAGTAACCATTCCTGATCTAAATGTAATTATTATTATAGTTTTCACTTAGTTGCAATTGCCTCTACCATCTTTAATAGTTCCACGTGGAACATTTATTGATTACCCCTTCTATTTTTAAAACTCCTGTGTATATTCCATTTTTCTTAATCTATGTTCCACGTGGAACTTTTTTGTTCGATTATGCTGTCTTTTCGATTTGATCCCTTCTCTTACTATTTTTTCAGCTTAACCTCGCTTTCTTTCAATCTATTATTCCAACAACCCTTTTTACGAAAAATGATTTTTCTAATGACTTCTATTACTATTTCACTAATTATTTGAATAATCTAGCTATACGATGTTCTTCTATTTTTTCATAAAATCTGCAGAATCAATTT is a window from the Trichococcus shcherbakoviae genome containing:
- the rplI gene encoding 50S ribosomal protein L9, whose translation is MKVVFLEDVKGKGKKGEVKDVADGYANFLIKNRKAEEANAATISALKGQKKAEEKKQAEELAAAQELKALLENDESIIKLSAKIGEDGRLFGSITTKQVAEALQKQHNVKLDKRKIELENPIRALGFTKMPVKIHPEVTAMLTVQVTEG
- the dnaB gene encoding replicative DNA helicase produces the protein MEDTLQDRIPPHSIEAEQSVLGSIFLDPETVVNVLEYLESSDFYRKNHQIIFDAILQLNNRNEAIDVVTISNELDTKNQLENAGGMEYLAELAVAVPTSANVEYYAKIVEEKSILRNLIRSATEIVRKGYEEGDELAVMLDSAEQNILQVSERRNRSGFIRISDVVSASLQNIESLAQRSDDVTGVPTGYIALDKMTAGLQKEELIILAARPAVGKTAFALNIAQNVATKADQVVAIFSLEMGAESLVNRMLCAEGNIDAGHLRTGQLSEDEWSNLIMAMGTLGQSKIFIDDTPGIRIAEIRAKSRRLLQEQGKLGLIVIDYLQLIEGNNRESRQQEVSDISRQLKKLAKELKVPVIALSQLSRGVEQRQDKRPVLSDIRESGSIEQDADIVAFLYRDDYYEREGGEESERDEQENNVVEVIIEKNRSGARGTVKLLFKKEFNKFSSMSYMPEIS
- a CDS encoding DHH family phosphoesterase, with protein sequence MKIKEKLKNLPHFIKADKIKVPFLIIVFLLLVIVVLTFIADWKIGIGITLLCVGIVGFISYSSEYLIDETNQYISDLSYRIKKGEQEALIKMPIGILLYNKQEEIQWMNPYLIKYFGKKDTLGRKLKVVDEELYQLFKESQDYVIRRVKWGDHYFDMIIQEDIGVIYLMDITEYAKIEEKYKDEKFVFGNIIVDNYDEAVQSMNDRKRSNVNNYLTNQLTNWANMNNVFLKRVDDDRFIALTNMRALKKIEENNFDIINQIRERTYKQNFPLTLSMGFSYEKTFEQTNFKEVAKMAQSNIDLALARGGDQVVVRAENEDARFYGGKTNPMEKRTRIRARMISQALEELIIHADKVIIMGHSYPDMDVIGSCLGIRRISQMNNREAWIVLDPQQFSNDVNRIMQEIDKDPLIAKRIISPEQAMALVTPQTLIVMVDVHRPSMTPAPGLLNLSKKIVVLDHHRRGQEFPKDSVLVYMEPYASSTSELIAELFEYQSNEMDAINKIEATAMLAGIIVDTRNFSLRTGSRTFDAASYLQSNGADTVLIQKSLKEDLDTYLLRSHLLQTMEFVNGNLAIVHGEDEKIYDTVVAAQTADTMLSMEAVDASFVVTKRQDGRVGISARSLGQYNVQTVMEKLGGGGHLSNAATQIENTTVHEVVEKLKAVINPEKIKEGE
- a CDS encoding adenylosuccinate synthase codes for the protein MTSVVVVGTQWGDEGKGKITDFLSENAEVIARYQGGDNAGHTIQFDGVTYKLHLIPSGIFYPEKISVIGNGVVVNPKSLIKELAYLKDHGINTDNLRISDRAHVILPYHIQLDQLQEDSKGENKIGTTIKGIGPAYMDKAARVGIRVADLLDKEIFEERLKINLEEKNRQFTKMFDSVEIKFEDIFEEYYQYGQELKKYVTDTSVILNDVLDAGKRVLFEGAQGVMLDIDQGTYPFVTSSNPVAGGVTIGSGVGPTKIDKVVGVCKAYTSRVGDGPFPTELFDEVGSQIREVGREYGTTTGRPRRIGWFDAVVMRHSKRVSGITNLCLNSIDVLSGLETVKICTAYKNGEGELIYHYPASLKELAQCTPVYEELPGWSEDITGCRTLEELPENARNYVRRVQETVGVRISTFSVGPDRNQTNVLENVWASI
- a CDS encoding PTS lactose/cellobiose transporter subunit IIA, with translation MEDEENIIMQLIIHGGDARAYSMKAIQAAEKGEFMEADKLMGEARTSLNKAHDLQTTIIQEEIRGKPTNTTLLMVHAQDHVMNAMTVRDLAQHLIQLREEVHLFHTQKVNQEGIA
- a CDS encoding sigma 54-interacting transcriptional regulator yields the protein MQRIEKVLEALGMLYEEKKHGITAEEIAYRLKSDRSNISRDLNQLYKEKRCYKEKTRPVRFFPCARKVPQQAAAPKETPKIVDMDKFLKKNPSLFHQIEQGKAAILYPGDGMHMLLLGETGVGKSLFADLLHKYGIQSGKLAESSPFIQFNCADYAHNPQLLMSQLFGHTKGAYTGAETNKTGLLEKANGGILFLDEIHRLPIEGQEMLFTYIDRGVFRPLGESEKDHHANVLIIGATTEKKDTLLKTFIRRLPIIIDLPSLRERSIEERHQLFDAFVQQEVDQLGVPMYFSKNALKAFLHYKCELNIGQFKADIRIAFAKSYARFLAVKENYLKVSSNDLPDYIRAGLLSNADHRQMWSKYEGTNRQAIQYLPSDNTVPEVSSAPSESTIYREMNTRYRELEQKKISADEIQKAMEHDLKTYFKLTGEKEQRFCNKENLIALVPDNIIKELEKILRHVTIKTGKVMSDKVFQMMAIHIYNLVKRSQQDHVLKNDMHEAIIDKYPEMYGVAKECMAILEADLGVRIPEEEASYFIMFLTHDEMDAIERLAKVQVIVIAHGSGIASALCDTANQLLNHEGAIGINARLDEEPRQVFERLVRYIKNHQIMDDILLLVDMGSLTTFAGELEKLFPLKAESIPLVSTMHVLEASRKAMIGCSLREVYVETLKVNDYMAIYQDRKALEQVQKPKVRPQATDSFHFRPLAIISICLTGEGTAVTIRDIIRKEISFDEKEITIVPINLVGKESIYVRLQELTKEYEIICVISTFAIKTEYPTFELYTVMNRAGLQRIQDCIDEIYTYRSIKETILKYYDMPEIEELLSSIYRFNDEVNEMMSPSLFVSDKIGLSFHIIGMLRKIKRKEQIPHFEKGMVSFPQDKYIVPKIKNLFLDYFREHLEMINEDMLNHVAYAYLARSVSYTANG
- a CDS encoding PTS sugar transporter subunit IIB: MTLSIMLACAGGFSTSMLVERMKDAAKERGMEVNIDATAEGKVDKLIQNIDILLLGPQVGYMEESFKKKYSGHPVAIATIPSMDYGMMNGKKVLAEALNLLNK